One genomic window of Meles meles chromosome 3, mMelMel3.1 paternal haplotype, whole genome shotgun sequence includes the following:
- the LOC123937949 gene encoding LOW QUALITY PROTEIN: heterogeneous nuclear ribonucleoproteins A2/B1-like (The sequence of the model RefSeq protein was modified relative to this genomic sequence to represent the inferred CDS: inserted 1 base in 1 codon; substituted 1 base at 1 genomic stop codon) produces the protein MEKTLETVPLERKKREKEQFCKLFIGGLSVETTEESLRNYYDQWGKLTDCVVMRDPANKRSRGFGFVTFSSMVEVDAAMAARPHSIDGRVIEPKRAVAREESGKPGAHVTVKKLFVGGIKEDTEEHHLRDYFEEYGKIDTIEIVTDXSGKKRGFGFVTFDDHDPVDKIMLQKYHTINGHNAEVRKALSRQEMQEVQSSRSGRGGNFGFGDSHGGVGNFGPGPGSNFRGGSDGYGSGRGFGNGYNGYGGGPGGGNFGGSPGYGGGRGGYGGGRPGYGNQGGGYGGGYDNYGGGNYGIGNYNDFGNYNQXPSNYGPMKTGNFGGSRNMGGPYGGGNYGPGGSGGNGGYGGRSRY, from the exons ATGGAGAAAACTTTAGAAACTGTTCCtttggagaggaaaaagagagaaaaggaacagtTCTGTAAACTCTTTATTGGTGGCTTGAGCGTTGAAACCACAGAAGAAAGTTTGAGGAATTACTACGACCAATGGGGGAAACTTACAGACTGTGTGGTTATGAGGGATCCTGCAAACAAAAGATCAAGAGGATTTGGCTTTGTAACTTTTTCATCCATGGTTGAGGTTGATGCTGCCATGGCTGCAAGACCTCATTCAATTGATGGGAGAGTGATTGAGCCAAAACGTGCTGTTGCAAGAGAGGAATCTGGAAAACCAGGGGCTCATGTAACTGTGAAGAAGCTGTTTGTTGGTGGGATTAAAGAAGATACTGAGGAACATCATCTTAGAGATTATTTTGAGGAATATGGAAAGATTGATACCATTGAGATAGTTACTG AGTCTGGAAAGAAAAGAGGCTTTGGATTTGTTACTTTTGATGATCATGATCCTGTGGATAAGATCATGTTGCAGAAATATCATACCATCAATGGTCATAATGCAGAAGTAAGAAAGGCTCTGTCTAGACAAGAAATGCAGGAAGTCCAAAGTTCTAGAAGTGGAAGAGGAGGTAACTTTGGTTTTGGAGATTCTCATGGTGGTGTTGGGAATTTTGGACCAGGACCAGGAAGTAACTTTAGAGGAGGATCTGATGGATATGGAAGTGGTCGTGGATTTGGGAATGGctataatgggtatggaggagggcCTGGAGGCGGCAATTTTGGAGGTAGCCCTGGttatggaggaggaagaggaggatatGGTGGTGGAAGACCTGGATATGGCAACCAGGGTGGGGGCTACGGAGGTGGTTATGACAATTATGGAGGAGGAAATTATGGAATTGGTAATTACAATGATTTTGGAAATTATAACCAGTAACCCTCTAACTATGGTCCAATGAAGACTGGAAACTTTGGTGGTAGCAGGAACATGGGGGGACCATATGGTGGAGGAAACTATGGTCCTGGAGGGAGTGGAGGAAATGGGGGTTATGGAGGGAGAAGCCGATACTGA